Part of the Streptomyces sp. NBC_01408 genome is shown below.
GAAGGTCGGTCGGAGCATTCGGGGCGTCGTGAGAGACTGGTCTAGACAACCGTAAGAACCTGAAGGGCATCACCATGGCAGAGCGCCGCGTCAACGTCGGCTGGGCCGAGGGCCTGCACGCTCGTCCCGCCTCGATCTTCGTCCGCGCGACGACCGCTTCCGGCGTCCCGGTGACCATCGCCAAGGCCGGTGGCGACCCCGTCAACGCCGCTTCCATGCTGGCGGTCCTGGGCCTGGGCGCCCAGGGTGGCGAGGAGATCGTCCTCGTCTCCGAGGCCGACGGCGCGGAGGCCGCGCTGGACCGTCTCGCGAAGCTGGTCGCCGAGGGTCTCGAGGAGCTCCCCGAGACCGTCTGACCCTTCGGGTTCGATCAAGCCGTGGTCCCCGGGCATCCGGGGCCACGGCTTCGCCGTTTTCCGGCCGCGCGCACGACCAGGCCCCGCGCACGACCAGACCCCGCGTATAAGCCGGCCCACACGCATAAGCCGGCAGCACGCAAAACAAGCCACGCCGACAAACGGGCCGCACACAAAAGCGCTCCGCAGGAATTCGGCAGGGCGGAATTCAGCCCAGCCCGGCCGCCGGCCGACCGCCTCGCAGCAAATACACGGACCGAATACCAGCCCTTTGTATACGGTCCCTGTTAATGCCGACCGCTCGACATGTTTACGGCAGGTTGCGAAGTGCTCACCGCGGCC
Proteins encoded:
- a CDS encoding HPr family phosphocarrier protein, with the protein product MAERRVNVGWAEGLHARPASIFVRATTASGVPVTIAKAGGDPVNAASMLAVLGLGAQGGEEIVLVSEADGAEAALDRLAKLVAEGLEELPETV